The nucleotide window GCGCCCGCATCGAGGTGTACGATCACCAGCGCGTGTACGCGTTAGGCGACCCGGTCTGAGCGTGCCCGGCAGTCCACCCAGGCGGCCCGAGCGGACGGCTCGACCCGCTTCAGGTCGGCTCTCGACGCGACCGACGGGCATTTTCGCCTCTGTGCCAGCGCTCGCCGCCCGGTCTCGACCGGGGCCATCTCGTTCCGTGAGTGCGAGAGACATTTCCCCGCTGATTTCCTATGGACAGTCATGAAACGAACTGCCATCGGAGTCGTCGCCGTCGCGGTCGTCGTCGCGCTCGCGAGTCCCGCCGTCGTCGGGGCCGCAGACGGCCCCGTGCTGAATGGAACCATGTCGGGCGAAGACACCGTCGTCGTCGCGATCGAGACCGTCCCCGACGGCGGAATCTCGGGGTTCGACCTGACCGTCGAGGCGACCGGTGACGCTTCGTTCGAGTCGGCCGCCGCCGGGAGCGATTTCCTCGTCTCGAACGCCAAAGTGGCCGACGACGGCCGATCCGTGAGCGTGAAGGCAGCCGACTCCGCAGAGCAGATCTCGGGCGGCGAGACCGATCTGGAGTTGGCGACGATCCAGTTGTCCGGGACCGCCGACCGACCACCGGTCGACATCACCGACGTGGAAATCCAGGCCAACGACGGAACCGAGTACGACGTGACGATCCGCGTCGAAGGGGCCGACGACTCGTCGAGTGGCGGTGGGGCCGACCCGACGGCGACCGACACGGACGACACGCCGACTGCGACGTCGACGACCGCGGAGACGACGACAGAGTCGACGAGCACGGAGACGACCGCGGCCACCGACGAAACGACCGAGAGCGTCGATGCGGAGACGACCGCCGTCGAATCCACGACCGCGTCCGAGGACGACCCAGCCACGACCGAGGCGGACGCCGACGACGTCACCACGGCCGAGACCACCGACGGCGGTGGCGCACCGGCGACGACCGGGTCGGGCCCGGGCTTCGGCGTGGCGCTCGCACTCGCAGCGCTGGCGGCGATCGGCCTGTTCGCGCGCGTCAGGCCGTACTGACGATCGCAATCACGTCCCCTTCTTCCAGTACCGTCTCGTCGCTGATCTTTCGATCCTCGCGGGCGTCGATCGCGTGGAGATAGCCGTCACCGATGTCCGAGTGGACGGCGTAGGCCAGATCGACCGGCGTCGCGTCGTCGCTCAAGAGGTGCGCGTCCGGGAGCACTCGCCCGTCGCCGTCGGTCCAGTCGCTCGCGTTCTGGACTGGATAGACCGTGATCCGCTCGAGGACGTCGTAGACCGCGGTGTCGAGCGCGCGCTGGACGCCCGTCGAGCCGTACTCGTCGAGCAGCGCAGCGATCTCGTCGAGCGCGTCGCGTTGCTGGGCAGCGGGATCACCCAGAATGTCGAACGTTGCGTCGCCGGGGTCGTAGTCGATCAGGTCCGCCTCGGCCGCGCGCCGGAGCGCGCGCTCGCTCTCGGCGCTGGCGGGGACGACCCGCTCGGCCGCGTCGGCGAGCCGATCGAGCGTCTCGGGGTCGGCGGCGTCGGCTTTGTTCGCGACGACGACCATCGGTTTGGTGCGTGCGCGGATCTCCCGGGCGAGGTCGCGCCGATCGGCGTCGGTCCAGGCGATGGGGTCGGGGTCGTACTCCATCCCGCGGAGGATGCGCGCGACGTCGGTCGCGGTCGCGCCGATGCCCGTACAGAACTCGGTGAGCGCGTCCTCGAAGTCGAAATCGGGCGATCGCGCCTGGCGCTCGATGCCCTCCCAGTTGTCTGCGACGACGCTCGCGAGCCAGCGATCGAGTTCCTCCGCGACGAAATCGACGTCGTCGACGGGGTCGTGACTGCCGGGTTCGACGGGTTCGCCCTCGCTATTTGTCGCGCCCGACGCGTCGACGACGTGCAAGATCACGTCGGCGTCGGTGAGTGCGTCGAGGAACTGATTGCCCAGGCCACGGCCCTCGTGTGCGCCGGGGACCAGCCCCGCGACGTCGAGCAGTTCGACCGGGACGTAGCGTGTGCCGTCCCGGCAGTTATCACTGTCACATCGCGCCGCGCGGTCGAGACAGGGGCAGTCGGTGCGGGCGTAGCTGACACCGCGGTTCGGGTCGATCGTCGTGAAGGGGTAGTTGCCCACGTCGACGTCGGCGCGAGTCGCGGCCTCGTAAAACGTCGACTTGCCGGCGTTGGGCTTGCCAGCGAGCGCGACGGTGATCATGGTTCGGGGTCGGCGGCGGCGCGCAAGTCGGTTGCGGTCGATCGGCATGCGGGCCGGTCGAGGCCGTCCCGCTCGAACCACTTCCCGTCTCCTCCCCACCACACCCATCGAGACTCGACGGCCCGAAAGTGATAAGAACGCCACTCGCCGTATCCCTGCCCGATGACTGCGGTTGTGCCAGCCGGTGAGTGCGTATGCGGCTGATCGTCACCGAGAAAGACAACGCCGCCGAGCGCCTCGCTGCGATCCTCAGCGACGGGCGCGCGTCGGTCGAGCGCCGCGGCGACGTCCCCGTCCGGACGTGGGGCGACAGTAGCGTGATCGGGCTCTCGGGTCACGTCGTCGAGGTGGACTTCCCGCCCGAGTACGGCGAGTGGCGCGACGTCGAGCCCGTCGAGTTGATCGACACCGACGTGATGACTCGCCCGACCCGCGAGGACATCGTGGGGACGCTCCAGACGCTCGCGAGTGACGCCGACGACATCGTCATCGCGACCGACTACGATCGCGAAGGTGAGCTCATCGGGAAGGAGGCCCACGACCTCGTCCGCGACGTGACCGACGCGCCGATCGAGCGCGTTCGCTTCTCCTCGATCACCGAAGGCGAGGTCCGCGAGGCGTTCGAGACGCCCGATTCGCTGGATTTCGATCTCGCAGCGGCGGGCGAGGCCCGCCAGATCATCGATCTGGTGTGGGGCGCGGCGCTGACGCGGTTTCTCTCGCTGGCGGCGGGCCAGTTGGGCGAGGATTTCATCTCGGTCGGGCGCGTCCAGAGCCCGACGCTCAAGCTCTTGGTCGATCGCGAGCGCGAGATCGAGGCGTTCGATCCCGACGACTACTGGGAGATCTGCACCGATCTGGACGTCGAGGGCACCGCCCTCGAAGCCCAGTACTTCTACGACGACGAGGGCAGCGAGGCCGAGCGGATCTGGGACGCCGATCGCGCCGCACAGGTCGTGGAGGCGCTCCGGACGGCAGACAGCGCGGCGATCACGACCGTCCGCCGGCGCACCCGCACCGATCGCCCGCCCGCGCCGTTCGACACGACGGCCTTCATTTCGGCGGCGGGATCGCTGGGCTACTCCGCCCAGCGCGCGATGTCGATCGCCGAAGAGCTGTACACCGAGGGGTATCTGAGCTACCCGCGGACCGACAACACGGTCTATCCCGACGATCTGGACGCGCGCGAGCGCATCGCCGATTTCGAGGGGACGGCGTTCGACGAGTCGGTCGAGCGCCTGCTCGCCCGCGAGGAGATCGATCCGACGCGTGGCGACACCGAGTCGACCGACCACCCGCCGATCCACCCGACCGGCGAACTGCCCGATCGTGGCGACATCGGCGAGGACGCCTGGGAGCTGTACGAACTCGTCGTGCGGCGCTTTTTCGCGACGTGTGCGGGGCCCGCCGAATGGGAGCACCTCCGGATCGTCGCGACCGCGACCGGCGACGAAGACCACCAGTTGAAGGCGACGGGCAAGCGCCTGCTCGAAGAGGGCTATCACGCGGTCTACCCGTATTCGGGGGCGAGCGAGCACCATCTCCCCGACCTCGACGAAGGGCAACGCGTCGCGATCGAAGGGGTCGATCTCCAGACCAAACAGACCCAGCCGCCGCGCCGGTTCGGCCAGTCGCGGCTGATCGAGCGCATGGCCGACCAGAACCTCGGGACGAAGGCGACCCGGCACAACATCATCGAGAAGCTGTACGACCGGGGCTACGTCGAGAACGACCCGCCCGTGCCGACCGCGCTCGCCCGCGCGGTCGTCAGCGCCGCCGAAGATCACGCCGAGCCGATCGTCACCGCCGCGATGACTGCCGAACTGGAGCGGGACATGACCGCGATCGCAGACGGCGAGAGCAGTCTCGACGCCGTCACCGACGAGTCCCGCGAGATGCTGCACGAAGTGTTCGATGCACTCCACGAGTCTCGGGAGGCGATCGCGGACGAACTCCGATCGTCGCTCAAAGACGACCGCCGACTCGGCCCGTGTCCGGAGTGTGGCGAATCACTCCTGATCCGCCGGAGTCGACAGGGCTCGTATTTCGTCGGCTGTGACGGCTATCCCGACTGTGAGTTCACCCTGCCGCTGCCCGATGCGGGC belongs to Halococcoides cellulosivorans and includes:
- a CDS encoding redox-regulated ATPase YchF — encoded protein: MITVALAGKPNAGKSTFYEAATRADVDVGNYPFTTIDPNRGVSYARTDCPCLDRAARCDSDNCRDGTRYVPVELLDVAGLVPGAHEGRGLGNQFLDALTDADVILHVVDASGATNSEGEPVEPGSHDPVDDVDFVAEELDRWLASVVADNWEGIERQARSPDFDFEDALTEFCTGIGATATDVARILRGMEYDPDPIAWTDADRRDLAREIRARTKPMVVVANKADAADPETLDRLADAAERVVPASAESERALRRAAEADLIDYDPGDATFDILGDPAAQQRDALDEIAALLDEYGSTGVQRALDTAVYDVLERITVYPVQNASDWTDGDGRVLPDAHLLSDDATPVDLAYAVHSDIGDGYLHAIDAREDRKISDETVLEEGDVIAIVSTA
- a CDS encoding DNA topoisomerase I — translated: MRLIVTEKDNAAERLAAILSDGRASVERRGDVPVRTWGDSSVIGLSGHVVEVDFPPEYGEWRDVEPVELIDTDVMTRPTREDIVGTLQTLASDADDIVIATDYDREGELIGKEAHDLVRDVTDAPIERVRFSSITEGEVREAFETPDSLDFDLAAAGEARQIIDLVWGAALTRFLSLAAGQLGEDFISVGRVQSPTLKLLVDREREIEAFDPDDYWEICTDLDVEGTALEAQYFYDDEGSEAERIWDADRAAQVVEALRTADSAAITTVRRRTRTDRPPAPFDTTAFISAAGSLGYSAQRAMSIAEELYTEGYLSYPRTDNTVYPDDLDARERIADFEGTAFDESVERLLAREEIDPTRGDTESTDHPPIHPTGELPDRGDIGEDAWELYELVVRRFFATCAGPAEWEHLRIVATATGDEDHQLKATGKRLLEEGYHAVYPYSGASEHHLPDLDEGQRVAIEGVDLQTKQTQPPRRFGQSRLIERMADQNLGTKATRHNIIEKLYDRGYVENDPPVPTALARAVVSAAEDHAEPIVTAAMTAELERDMTAIADGESSLDAVTDESREMLHEVFDALHESREAIADELRSSLKDDRRLGPCPECGESLLIRRSRQGSYFVGCDGYPDCEFTLPLPDAGEPVTIEESCTDHDLAHVKLLDGRDTRVHGCPLCHAETAAESEDRVIGPCPECGETHGGELAIKRLRSGSRLVGCTRYPDCEYSVPVPRRGEIAIDDEDRCEIHDLPAIAIVSDDDDDPWELGCPICNFEAYQAEQAPDELEDLNGVGPATADKLASEGVESPDDLVELDAEGLAEAVSGVSADQVREWQAELGV
- a CDS encoding PGF-CTERM sorting domain-containing protein, producing the protein MKRTAIGVVAVAVVVALASPAVVGAADGPVLNGTMSGEDTVVVAIETVPDGGISGFDLTVEATGDASFESAAAGSDFLVSNAKVADDGRSVSVKAADSAEQISGGETDLELATIQLSGTADRPPVDITDVEIQANDGTEYDVTIRVEGADDSSSGGGADPTATDTDDTPTATSTTAETTTESTSTETTAATDETTESVDAETTAVESTTASEDDPATTEADADDVTTAETTDGGGAPATTGSGPGFGVALALAALAAIGLFARVRPY